Part of the Deinococcus sp. QL22 genome is shown below.
AGCGTGCCTGTGTTCAAGACGGTGGGCGACACTGTCTACGCGGGGAGCATCAACACCGACGGCGTGCTGAAAATTCACGTCGATACGGCTGCCAGCGACAACACCATCGCGCGCATCATTCACCTGGTCGAGCAGGCGGAAGCCAATAAAGCACCTGTGGCACGTTTTATCGACCGTTTCTCGCGTGTCTACACGCCTATCGTCGTGCTGATTGCCACCCTCACAGCCATCCTGCCCCCCTTGCTGCTGAACGGCAGCTGGAACGAGTGGCTGTACAAAGGTGTGGCCCTGCTGCTCATCGGTTGTCCCTGTGCTCTGGTCCTCAGCGTGCCCGCTGCCATCACGAGCGGCATCAGCGCTGGAGCCCGCCGGGGGCTGCTGATCAAAGGTGGCGCGGCGCTGGAAGCCATCGGCAGCGTCAAGACCATTGCCTTTGACAAGACCGGCACCCTGACTGCCGGGCAGCCGAAAGTGACCGACGTTGTGCCGTTCGGAACGGAGGCAGGCGAAGTGCTGCGGCTTGCAGCGGCGGTAGAGCAGGGTTCCAGTCATCCGCTGGCCAAAGCCATTCTGGGGCACATCCAGGGCGTGGAGCTGCCTGCCGTCCAAGAGGCCCGCGCTCTGCCCGGCAGAGCAGTCCTCGCGACCCTGGATGGCCGGGAGCTGGCTGTCGGCTCTCCCCGTTACGCCCGGGAACAGGGCGCCCTGACCGCCGAGGTCGAAGTGGAAGCGCAGAAGTTGGAGGCTCAGGGGAAAACCGTCGTCACTCTACTGGACGGAGCACGCATTCTGGGCCTGATCGCCATCCGCGACGAACCGCGGGCCGACGCGCGGGAAGCCATCGTGCAGCTCAAAGCTCTGGGCGTGCGCCCCCTGATGCTGACCGGAGACAATGCCCGAACCGCACAGGCCATTGCTCAAGACCTTGGGTTGGACGTGCAGGCCGAACTGTTGCCCGAAGACAAACTGCGCTTGATTGAGGACTTGAAACGTCAAGGCGGCGTGGCGATGGTCGGAGACGGCATCAATGACGCTCCTGCACTGGCGGCCTCGGATGTCGGCATTGCCATGGGAGGCGGAACGGACGTGGCCCTGGAAACGGCCGACGCCGCCCTGCTCCGCCATGAAGTCGGCGGCGTGACTGAGCTGGTGCAGCTCTCGCGGGCGACCATGAGGAACATCAAACAGAACGTCATCTTCGCGGTGGGGCTCAAAGCCGTTTTTCTGGTCACCACCCTGCTCGGCATTACGGGTTTGTGGCCCGCCATTCTGTCCGACACGGGCGCGACCGCAC
Proteins encoded:
- a CDS encoding heavy metal translocating P-type ATPase encodes the protein MTASRPISGATELDYFVEGMDCPTCVRKIEGALERMPGTNNARTNLTKQMLTLTLDETQTPRATLEKTLRSLGHEPRLMNGEHGDRAHTPRAWYRTNQGRLVLTTGALLVLAFLFGLLEPALAAWGYVAATLIGTWPLAKKAVAAARAGDPFSINTLVTLAAIGALTIGEGAEAAVVVFFFAIGELLEGIAVGRARSGIQALAALAPKTAFVLKKGKVFEVPADTLQVGQFVQVQPGGRVPADGTILEGQSSLDDSPVTGESVPVFKTVGDTVYAGSINTDGVLKIHVDTAASDNTIARIIHLVEQAEANKAPVARFIDRFSRVYTPIVVLIATLTAILPPLLLNGSWNEWLYKGVALLLIGCPCALVLSVPAAITSGISAGARRGLLIKGGAALEAIGSVKTIAFDKTGTLTAGQPKVTDVVPFGTEAGEVLRLAAAVEQGSSHPLAKAILGHIQGVELPAVQEARALPGRAVLATLDGRELAVGSPRYAREQGALTAEVEVEAQKLEAQGKTVVTLLDGARILGLIAIRDEPRADAREAIVQLKALGVRPLMLTGDNARTAQAIAQDLGLDVQAELLPEDKLRLIEDLKRQGGVAMVGDGINDAPALAASDVGIAMGGGTDVALETADAALLRHEVGGVTELVQLSRATMRNIKQNVIFAVGLKAVFLVTTLLGITGLWPAILSDTGATALVTANALRLLRFQGGGVQTKTKVQRQPVPNAGTL